The DNA region CGGCTTCGGCGGCTACGGCGAGACCGTGCTGGGCACCAACGGCACGCTGCTGCTGCTCAACGAGCAAGAGACGCTGCTGTACGCCGGCGCCAAGACCTCGACCAGCGTCACCGTCAATGAGAAGGACGCGCTGGTCGACTCGTACGAAACCGGCGGCGGCGTCGCCGTGGGGGTCGCACAGGAAGTCGCCAAGGCCCCCAGCCGCGGCTACCAGGAAGAGATCGAGCACTGGGCCTGGTGCATCCGCGAGGGTGAGCCGGCCACGACGCTGCACTGCTACCCGAAGGTGGCGCTGGGCGACGCGGTGATCGCGCTCACCAGCAACATCGCGATGCGGGACCAGAAGCGGATCGAGTTCAACCCGGACTGGTTCGACTGGAAGAGCGACGCCACCCCCGACGGCTCCAAGCCCCGCAAGGCGTCCGACGTGAAGGCGTAAGCCCGTCGCGTCCGCTAGCGCTGGGTGCACGCGGCTTCGGCCGCGGCTTCGCCGCTGGCGATGCAGTTCGGCACGCCGACGCCGCGGTAGGCGGCGCCGGCGAGGTAGAGCCCGGGCCACGCCGCCGCGTGTTGCAGGATGCGGTCGACACGCTCGACGTGCCCGACGTGGTACTGCGGCATGGCGCCTCCCCAGCGGGCTACTTCCACGGTCTTTGGCTCGCCCGACAGGCCGATCAATTCGCCCAACTGCTCGCGCGCGATCTGGATGAGTTCTGCGTCGGGCCGGTCCGCCATCTCGGGCTGCAACGCGCCGCCGAAGAAGACCCGCACCAGCTCGCAATCCTGGGGCGCCCTCCCCGGGAACTTGTGGCTGGCGAAGCTCGCCGCCAAGATGGGCCGCCGCTCGGCGTGCGGCACGACGAAACCGAACCCGTCCATCGGCCGGGCCGCCAGCCGGCGCTCGTAGCCGAGGCAGACGATCGTCGCCCCCGCGTACTCGATCTGGCGGAGCTCCGAGGCGAGCGAGGCGTCGAGCCCGGCGAGCATCTCCCCGGCGGCGGGCGCCGGCGCGGCGACGATGACCGCGTCGAAATCGCCGCCTTCGCTCCCCTCGATACGCCACTTGCCGGTCGAGCGGTCGCGGTGCAGAGCCCGAATGTCAGACCCCGTGAAGAGGCATCCCGCCGGCAGCCGCTGGCGTAGGCGGTCGGTGATCGCCTGCATCCCCCCCCGGGGCGCCATGAACAGGTTGTACCGTGCGCCGCTAGACTGTTGCCGCTTGCGACCGCGGGCCGCCCGCCACAGGCCGCCGTGCTCGCGTTCGTCCTGCAACAGGTGCGGCATCGTGGCGGCCATGCTGAGCCGCTCTGGGTCGGCGGTGTAGATCCCCCCGACCAGCGGCTGCACCAAGCGGGTAAACGCCTCGCTGCCGAGCCGCCTGCGGCAGAAGTCGGCCACCGACTCGTCCGAGGCGTCGCGCCTCGGCGGGACGAGCGGTTCGCACATCAGCCGCGCCTTGCCGGCGGGGCTGAGGATGCCCGTCGCAACGATCGGCCACACCGCGCCGGGCGACATGATGACGAACCCCTCCGGTATCCCCAGCAGCCGGCCGCGCCGCACCACCATGGCGCGTCGCCGCGCGGACTCGGTAGGGATGAGCTCGTCCGCCAGCCCGATGCGCTCGCACAGCGCGGTCGCGTGCGGGGTTTTGGTCAAGAAGTTGTCTGCGCTGCGTTCGATCAGGAACCCGTCGCGCGACTCGGTCTGCAGGACGCCGCCCACGCGGTCGCTGCGTTCAAACAGACGCACCTCGGCCCGCGGGCTCAGCTCGCCGACGCGGTGCGCCGCCGCCAGGCCGGTGACGCCGGCGCCGATGACTGCGATGCGTAGCGGCGGGGGCGCGGACAAGTGCGTAGCAGTGGGGAAGTGGGTTCGCGATGCCGCTCCGCTTCCTGACGGGCGCGGCTCGACTCGAGCCGCGCCCGTCAGGAAGCGGAGCGGCCCCCGCGCCAACGCACGGACTCGCCGCTACCAGATCGTACCGCCGCGTCGCCAGGCGGAGTACCCGGTCGGTTTGCCGCCGAACCGCCACTCGGCGCCGAAAGTGATCGTCAGGTTGTTGAGCGTGCCCGTCTCGTTCTGGCCGACGGCGATGTTGTCGATCAGCTCCGCCCGCAGGGCGAGCCAACGCTCGGTCTGGTACTTGATGCCGACCCCGATCGGCATGGTGAACAAGAACGGGTCGACCGGCAGCCCGGCGTCGTTGGTGTACTGCAGGTCGGTCAGCCCGAGCCCAATGCGGTAGTAGGGCCGCAGCCGCGAGTCGCCCCACGGGTAGTACAGCAGCGACCAGTCGGAGAGCAGCAGGTCGTTCGCGCCGGTGCGGTCGGGCTGGGTGGTGTTCAACAGGTCAGGGGTGGTCCAGCCGATGCGGAACTGGGTGCCCCAGTAGTAGTCGAAGTCCCAGCCGATCCCCAGCGCGCCAAAGTAGTCGTTTCCGGGCCGCACGTTGGGGCTGACCCGGCTGGTCATCAAGAAGACGCCGTAGTCGAGGCTCACGTCGTACGGCCGGTTGAGCCAGCTTGTGCCGCGGAGCGGTTGGCCGGGGCCCATGGCGCGGCCGTGCGAGGCCGAAGTGCGGAGCTCGAGCTGCGATAGCCCGGCCGGCGCCCAGGGGTGGCCTTCGGGGCAGTCGGAGTACTCGCCCGCGTACTGGGCGGGTTGGTGCTCAAGCTCGGAGTGCTCCGGCGCGGGGCGCTGGGGGACCTCAAGCGGGGGCCCCTGGCCGACCGCGAGGCCGCACACGCACACCGCCGCCCAGGCCAGCGGCCCGGTCGAAGCCGATATGATGTTCCGTCGGCCCATGCAGGGCAGCCTCCTCGCGGGTCGTGCTGTTCGCGCGAGGGGCTAATAGCTGCATTCTCGGGTCCAGGTCAATCCCGAACCCCGTGGGCGGACCCCAAAGGTCCATCTACCCCCGGCCCGCGACGCCCGCCGGGGCGTAGCCCGGCGGCTAGAGGGGGCGGGAGTTGTCGAGCCTACGCCGGGCTCAGTCTTGCGCCAGCTTCTTGGTGGCGGTGGAGGCCGTGCTAGCTTCGGGGGCCGTCGTGTCCGGGGCCTCGCTGGGCGCGGCCGGCCGGGGCTTCACGGTGGCGTAGGCGGTGACCACGGCCTTGAAGGTTTCGCCCTGGTCGGTGGTGACCACGATCGACCGCTTCACGGGGCCCGACTCTTCTTTTGCGTAGAACCGTACGTCGACGACGTGCTTGTCGCTGGCGTTCTCGTCGGTCGAGAACTGGAACCAGTCGTCATCGCAGGCGATCTGCGCGATCTTAAAGGGCTGCTTCCCCCGCACCAAGAACCGCTTGGAGCCCGTCTCCCCGACGGCCACCTCGCCGAACTGCAGGTTCTCCGGAGCGGCGGAGATGGCCGGCATGACCCGCCCCTCAACGTCCAGCGGGATCCGCGGGGCGTTGCGGTCGTTGGTGATCAGGGCCAGTTGATGCTTCAGGTAGCCGGGCGAGGCTGACTCTTTGAGACGGACCACCAGGTCGTAGTTCACGCTGCCGGCGTAGCGTTGCCGCTCGACCAGCTCGACCTCGATGTCGCCGCTTTCGCTCTTTACGTCCTCGATCCGCCAGTCGGAACGACCGGCAAAGTTGACCCGCGAGCGGACCTCCGGGGTGGCGCCCTGATCGACGGTGCCGAAGTTGATCGACCCCGGCTCGAACACCACGTCGCCGCGGATATTGCCGTGCACACGAAGCTGGATCTGGGCCGGGAACGGCTGGTCGATCCGCACGGTCAGCGTGGCGCTGTGCAGCCCGGTGAACGTGCGGGTGTTGAACTTGGCCACCACGTAGGCCTTTTCCCACGTCTTGATCGTGTTGTTCTCGATCGACGGCGACGTGCAGCCGCAGCTCGAAGAGACGCCCGCGATGTGGACGTCTTCCTTGTACTTGTTGGTGATCTCGAACTTATAGACCGTGTCCGACCCCCGCGCCACCGCGCCGAAGTCGTGGTCGGTCGAGTCGACCATGTCCAGGGCCCACTGCTGCGCGTTGGCAACCGTGGCGATCAGGCTCAGGCAAAAAGCGGCGGAAAAAGCAGTGATGTGTCGCATGGTGGAGATCCTACGTAAGTGCTGCCGCTTCCTGCCGGCG from Pirellulimonas nuda includes:
- a CDS encoding DUF1573 domain-containing protein, coding for MRHITAFSAAFCLSLIATVANAQQWALDMVDSTDHDFGAVARGSDTVYKFEITNKYKEDVHIAGVSSSCGCTSPSIENNTIKTWEKAYVVAKFNTRTFTGLHSATLTVRIDQPFPAQIQLRVHGNIRGDVVFEPGSINFGTVDQGATPEVRSRVNFAGRSDWRIEDVKSESGDIEVELVERQRYAGSVNYDLVVRLKESASPGYLKHQLALITNDRNAPRIPLDVEGRVMPAISAAPENLQFGEVAVGETGSKRFLVRGKQPFKIAQIACDDDWFQFSTDENASDKHVVDVRFYAKEESGPVKRSIVVTTDQGETFKAVVTAYATVKPRPAAPSEAPDTTAPEASTASTATKKLAQD
- the hemG gene encoding protoporphyrinogen oxidase — translated: MSAPPPLRIAVIGAGVTGLAAAHRVGELSPRAEVRLFERSDRVGGVLQTESRDGFLIERSADNFLTKTPHATALCERIGLADELIPTESARRRAMVVRRGRLLGIPEGFVIMSPGAVWPIVATGILSPAGKARLMCEPLVPPRRDASDESVADFCRRRLGSEAFTRLVQPLVGGIYTADPERLSMAATMPHLLQDEREHGGLWRAARGRKRQQSSGARYNLFMAPRGGMQAITDRLRQRLPAGCLFTGSDIRALHRDRSTGKWRIEGSEGGDFDAVIVAAPAPAAGEMLAGLDASLASELRQIEYAGATIVCLGYERRLAARPMDGFGFVVPHAERRPILAASFASHKFPGRAPQDCELVRVFFGGALQPEMADRPDAELIQIAREQLGELIGLSGEPKTVEVARWGGAMPQYHVGHVERVDRILQHAAAWPGLYLAGAAYRGVGVPNCIASGEAAAEAACTQR
- a CDS encoding outer membrane beta-barrel protein: MGRRNIISASTGPLAWAAVCVCGLAVGQGPPLEVPQRPAPEHSELEHQPAQYAGEYSDCPEGHPWAPAGLSQLELRTSASHGRAMGPGQPLRGTSWLNRPYDVSLDYGVFLMTSRVSPNVRPGNDYFGALGIGWDFDYYWGTQFRIGWTTPDLLNTTQPDRTGANDLLLSDWSLLYYPWGDSRLRPYYRIGLGLTDLQYTNDAGLPVDPFLFTMPIGVGIKYQTERWLALRAELIDNIAVGQNETGTLNNLTITFGAEWRFGGKPTGYSAWRRGGTIW